The DNA sequence TCTTTGAGACTGTGTTCAGCACGGCCCACCGGGGATCAGCCCTGCCCCTGGCCATCAAGTACATGTTCGACTTCCTGGACGAACAGGCCGACCAGCGCCAGATCAGTGACCCCGACGTACGCCACACCTGGAAGAGCAACTGGTACCGCCTGGTGCTGGGGCCGGGTGCACGGAGGGGGCCGCGCGGGGAGGGCAACGGATGGGGGCTGCACCATGGCCACCGAGTCGGGGGGGACTGGGGGCGAGTGTGTGTCCGGACATGGGCTCTGCTGGGCGTGGGGGACGCTGGTCGCGGGGCCGCCATGCAGCACCGATGCGGTGAGGACTCGTATTTCTCACTACACGAAGGCTGgcagaaagttaaagaaaataccATTAAGCTCAGTATGTCACCCCGGCTGTCTTTGGGCGAGATGTGCACAGGCCGGAcggggagcagagcagggagcaggggggagCCTCAGGTGCCCGTTCCTCTGCTCAGTCTGCCCCTGCGCTTCTGGGTGAACGTGATCAAGAACCCACAGTTCGTGTTCGACATTCACAAGAGCAGCATCACGGACGCCTGCCTGTCAGTGGTGGCCCAGACTTTCATGGACTCCTGCTCCACGTCTGAGCATCGCCTGGGCAAGGACTCACCGTCCAACAAGCTGCTCTATGCCAAGGACATCCCCAACTACAAGAGCTGGGTGGAGAGGTGTGcagcccagggagcctgctttcctCCACCCCGTCCCCCCG is a window from the Neomonachus schauinslandi unplaced genomic scaffold, ASM220157v2 HiC_scaffold_4465, whole genome shotgun sequence genome containing:
- the LOC110582753 gene encoding plexin-A3-like translates to MITPDQETGTKLWHLVKNHDHADHREGDRGSKMVSEIYLTRLLATKGTLQKFVDDLFETVFSTAHRGSALPLAIKYMFDFLDEQADQRQISDPDVRHTWKSNCLPLRFWVNVIKNPQFVFDIHKSSITDACLSVVAQTFMDSCSTSEHRLGKDSPSNKLLYAKDIPNYKSWVERYYRDIAKMASISDQDMDAYLVEQSRLHASDFNILSALSELYFYVTKYRQE